The following are from one region of the Chiloscyllium punctatum isolate Juve2018m chromosome 24, sChiPun1.3, whole genome shotgun sequence genome:
- the med16 gene encoding mediator of RNA polymerase II transcription subunit 16 — protein sequence MDIAYVCEWEKRPKSNYCPSVLLVCAWSCRNLVAFTTDLKNEEEQDLTYMIHILDTEHPWDVYSINSGHHEVITSLEWDQSGSRLLSADADGQVKCWSMTDHLVNSWDNIVGSSVDGDPIVALSWLHNGVKLALHVEKSGASNFGEKFSRVKFSPSLTLFGGKPMEGWIAVTISGLVTVSLLKPSGQVLTATESLSRLRSRVALADIAFTGGGNIVVTTSDGSSSSPVQFYKVCVSVVNEKCKIDTELLPSLFMRCTTDTARKEKYPAVTHLKFLTRETSEQVLLCASSLTGSIVECWSLRKEGLPVNNIFQPISPVGDKQPSILKWRILSATNDLDRVTAVGLPKLPISLTSTDLKVATDTKFFPGLGLALAFHDGTIHIVHRLSLQTMGVFYSTPSQRPTDDQTIKRQRTTASSVHFKALQLSWTSLALVGIDNHGKLSMLRISPSMGHTLDMNTSLRHLLFLLEYCMVTGYDWWDILLHVQPNMVQNLVEKLHEEYTRQNQALQQVLSTRIVAMKASLCKLSTNTLARACDFHAKLLLIAIGSTLKSLLRPHLLNTPDKSPGERLTEICCKNTDIDIDKVMINLKTEEFVLDAWVLQSLQQLIQWVGDFVLYLLASLPNQGSPVRPGFSFLRDGTSLGMLRELMVVIRIWGLLKPGCLPIYTATSDTQDSMSLLFRLLTKLWLCCRDENHITEPDDNLIDECCLLPSQLLVPSMDWLPVNDGIIGKLQSKQLLKLQFGKPISVPSHFATSQLDIFARSPGYQKMDNLRRLSLGVCPTEETKSCTRCGCNTMLKSPNKSTAVKQWEQRWIKNCLCGGLWRKVSISLS from the exons ATGGATATAGCGTATGTCTGTGAGTGGGAGAAGCGGCCGAAGAGCAATTATTGTCCGTCTGTATTGCTGGTATGTGCTTGGTCCTGCAGAAACCTGGTTGCCTTCACAACGGATCTGAAGAACGAGGAAGAACAAG ATCTTACTTATATGATTCACATTTTGGACACTGAGCATCCTTGGGATGTTTACTCCATCAACTCAGGACATCATGAAGTGATTACTTCTTTGGAGTGGGATCAATCTG GTTCTCGGTTATTATCTGCTGATGCCGATGGTCAGGTGAAATGCTGGAGTATGACTGATCATCTGGTAAACAGCTGGGATAATATAGTCGGAAGTTCAGTGGACGGGGACCCTATAGTGGCCTTGTCATGGCTACACAATGGTGTCAAGTTGGCCTTGCATGTAGAAAAG TCTGGAGCGTCCAATTTTGGTGAGAAGTTTTCTCGAGTGAAGTTCTCCCCGTCCTTGACACTTTTTGGAGGGAAGCCAATGGAAGGTTGGATTGCTGTAACCATCAGTGGTCTTGTGACTGTGTCGTTACTGAAACCAAGTGGACAGGTTCTCACCGCTACAGAGAGTTTATCACGCTTGAGAAGCAGAGTTGCCCTGGCAGACATAGCATTCACTGGTGGTGGGAACATCGTAGTGACCACTTCGGACGGTAGCAGCTCTTCTCCTGTTCAATTTTATAAAGTCTGTGTGAGTGTTGTAAATGAGAAATGCAAAATTGACACTGAACTGCTTCCATCACTCTTCATGCGCTGTACAACAGACACTGCTCGAAAGGAGAAGTATCCGGCTGTCACACACCTGAAATTTTtaacaagagagacatctgagcAG GTATTACTGTGTGCTTCCAGTCTGACTGGCAGCATTGTAGAATGTTGGTCATTAAGGAAGGAAGGGCTACCAGTGAATAACATCTTTCAGCCAATTTCCCCTGTGG GTGATAAACAGCCAAGCATTCTGAAGTGGAGAATTCTATCTGCAACCAATGACCTGGATAGAGTAACAGCTGTGGGTTTACCCAAACTTCCAATTTCACTGACCAGTACTGACCTAAAGGTGGCGACAGACACCAAATTCTTCCCAGGACTTG GACTTGCATTAGCATTCCATGATGGAACTATTCACATTGTTCACAGACTTTCACTACAAACAAtgggagttttctacagcacTCCTTCTCAGCGACCAACAGATGACCAAACTATTAAACGACAACGTACAACTGCATCTTCTGTACACTTCAAAGCATTACAGTTGTCCTGGACTTCATTGGCATTGGTAGGAATAGACAACCATGGAAAG TTAAGTATGCTGAGGATCTCCCCTTCGATGGGTCACACGTTAGATATGAACACATCGCTACGTCACCTGCTTTTCCTATTGGAGTACTGCATGGTGACTGGTTACGATTGGTGGGACATTCTTTTGCATGTGCAGCCTAACATGGTGCAAAACCTAGTGGAGAAATTACATGAGGAATATACACGCCAGAATCAGGCTTTGCAACAG GTTCTGTCTACTCGAATTGTTGCCATGAAAGCATCTTTGTGTAAGTTGTCAACGAACACATTGGCAAGAGCCTGTGACTTCCATGCAAAGCTATTGTTGATTGCGATTGGTTCCACGCTTAAATCACTCCTTCGACCACATCTGCTTAACACGCCAGACAAGAGCCCTGGAGAGCGCCTGACTGAAATCTGCTGTAAAAATACTGACATTG ATATCGATAAAGTTATGATAAATCTGAAAACTGAAGAGTTTGTCCTGGATGCATGGGTGTTACAGTCACTTCAGCAGCTCATACAGTGGGTTGGAGACTTTGTGCTATACCTTCTGGCTAGTTTGCCAAATCAA GGTTCTCCAGTTCGGCCAGGATTTAGTTTCCTCCGAGATGGCACCTCGCTTGGAATGCTCAGAGAGCTAATGGTGGTGATCCGAATATGGGGTCTCCTTAAGCCTGGTTGTCTGCCAATATACACCGCGACATCCGACACCCAAGATAGCATGTCACTGCTCTTCCGACTGCTCACCAAACTCTGGCTCTGCT GTAGAGATGAAAATCATATAACTGAACCTGATGACAATCTGATTGATGAATGTTGTCTGCTTCCCAGCCAACTGCTTGTtcccagcatggactggttgccAGTGAATGATGGAATTATTGGCAAATTACAGAGTAAACAGCTGTTAAAACTGCAGTTTGGAAAGCCGATCAGTGTACCCAGTCACTTTGCAACCTCTCAGCTAGATATTTTTGCAAG ATCACCAGGGTATCAGAAAATGGACAACTTAAGGAGACTTAGTTTAGGAGTCTGTCCAACTGAAGAAACCAAATCCTGTACTAG